In Corythoichthys intestinalis isolate RoL2023-P3 chromosome 4, ASM3026506v1, whole genome shotgun sequence, a genomic segment contains:
- the fbxl4 gene encoding F-box/LRR-repeat protein 4 — MLTLLSMFYYICLRRRSRSGTRGEALTSRRAVESGQRAILPVSVEVEQYTKEVLDFSSHYGSENSMSYTMWNLAGVPNVYPSSGDFTQTAVFRTYGTWWEQCASAPPRFRRTPKGFYSQDYIELGFEEPVYPTAVEVLETYYPGAIIQILACSHNPFSQNPTTDVRWEVLWSGEPTKVLAPQARQFSPNIKHISFPTNLLRLEVNSSLLDYYTELDAVILRGVKERPMLALYKMPVIDIIDLSDSEEDLSDLGGPFRQNADSRTGNGYFDKLPYELIQLILSHLTLPDLCRLAQSCKMLHQHCCDPLQYTQLSLQPYWARLSDTSLGHLQSRCTRLQRLNLSWTGNRGALTLNSFSSFMKVCGPSLVSLELSCCHFLNEGCLEVLAQTCPGLQELNLASCDRLHPQAFTHISKLTRLRRLVLYRTKVEQTAILSILTFCIELKHLNLGSCVRIEDYDVVASMLAARCHSLCSLDLWRCRNLTDRGLNELVSGCRMLEELDLGWCPTLQSSTGCFQHLARSLPRLRKLFLTANRTVRDSDIEELASSCPLLQHLDILGTRLVSAVSLKKLLQSCPQLRLLDVSFCAQIDTRIAQELSGLFPSVAIKRSFTH, encoded by the exons ATGTTAACTCTGTTGAGTATGTTTTACTATATTTGTCTGCGGCGACGCTCCAGGAGTGGGACTCGGGGTGAGGCACTGACCAGTCGGCGAGCGGTGGAGTCAGGTCAACGGGCGATATTGCCTGTCAGTGTGGAGGTGGAGCAGTACACCAAGGAAGTTTTGGACTTCAGCTCTCATTATGGCAGTGAGAATAGTATGTCCTACACCATGTGGAACCTGGCTGGTGTACCTAATGTTTACCCCAGCTCCGGGGATTTTACACAGACTGCTGTATTCAGAACTTATGGAACATGGTGGGAACAATGTGCTAGCGCTCCGCCACGTTTCCGGCGCACCCCTAAAGGATTTTACAGCCAGGATTATATTGAATTGGGCTTTGAAGAGCCTGTTTACCCTACAGCTGTGGAGGTGCTTGAGACCTATTACCCTGGGGCGATTATCCAGATTCTGGCCTGCTCGCATAACCCCTTTTCCCAAAATCCAACCACGGATGTCAG GTGGGAGGTGTTGTGGTCAGGGGAGCCCACTAAGGTACTGGCACCCCAGGCTCGCCAGTTTTCACCCAACATCAAGCACATTAGTTTTCCTACCAACTTGCTACGCCTGGAGGTCAATAGCTCTCTTCTGGATTATTATACTGAGCTGGATGCTGTCATCCTTCGCGGAGTAAAAGAGAGGCCCATGCTCGCGCTATACAAAATGCCCGTCATCGACATCATTGACCTCAGTGACAGCGAGGAGGACCTTTCTGATTTGGGAGGTCCATTCAGACAGAATGCAGATAGCCGGACAGGCAATGGCTACTTTGACAAACTACCCTATGAG CTCATTCAGCTTATACTGAGCCACCTGACCTTGCCGGACCTGTGCCGTCTGGCCCAGAGCTGTAAGATGCTTCACCAGCACTGTTGTGACCCGCTGCAGTACACCCAGCTGAGTTTGCAACCCTACTGGGCCAGGCTGAGTGACACCTCCTTGGGACACCTGCAGAGCCGCTGCACACGCCTCCAGAGGCTCAACCTTTCTTGGACTGGCAACCGTGGAGCTCTCACCCTGAATAGCTTTAGCAG TTTCATGAAGGTCTGTGGGCCCAGTCTGGTGAGTCTGGAACTGTCTTGCTGCCACTTTCTGAATGAGGGCTGTTTGGAGGTTCTTGCACAGACTTGTCCAGGGCTGCAGGAGCTTAACCTAGCCTCCTGCGACCGTCTTCACCCACAGGCCTTCACACACATTTCAAAGCTCACACGCCTACGCAGACTTGTGCTTTATCGTACCAAGGTTGAG CAAACAGCTATTCTTAGCATCCTGACTTTCTGCATCGAGTTGAAACATTTGAACCTCGGGAGCTGTGTCAGG ATCGAAGACTATGACGTTGTTGCTAGTATGCTGGCTGCTCGGTGCCACTCACTATGTTCACTGGACCTGTGGCGCTGCAGAAACCTGACAGATAGGGGCCTGAATGAGCTTGTGTCTGGCTGCAG AATGTTAGAGGAGCTAGACTTGGGATGGTGTCCCACACTGCAAAGCAGCACTGGATGTTTCCAGCACCTCGCCCGCAGTTTACCACGCTTACGGAAACTCTTCCTCACAGCCAACCGCACAGTCCGTGACTCGGACATAGAGGAATTGGCCTCAAGTTGCCCCTTGCTACAACATCTCGACATACTGG GGACGCGGCTTGTGAGTGCTGTCTCACTGAAGAAACTCCTCCAATCGTGTCCACAGCTGCGCCTCTTGGATGTTTCCTTCTGTGCCCAGATAGACACGAGGATAGCCCAAGAGCTATCTGGCCTCTTCCCTAGTGTAGCCATCAAGCGGAGTTTCACACACTAA
- the pou3f2b gene encoding LOW QUALITY PROTEIN: POU domain, class 3, transcription factor 2 (The sequence of the model RefSeq protein was modified relative to this genomic sequence to represent the inferred CDS: deleted 1 base in 1 codon; substituted 1 base at 1 genomic stop codon) — protein MSTRGGAAPSGRXASASTRQSAWEEPPVGSSRAEDARVKSKLLLMRASSPAPSVMATAASNHYSILTSSSSIVHSEPGSMQQAAAYRDAQSLLQSDYQLQSNSHALSHAHQWIAALSHGEGAPWSTEQDIKPAVQSARDDMHNSSSNLQQQQHQSRPPPSHLQVHQTAHGGSHHDARAWRTTTAAHIPSMATTNGQALIYSQPSFGVNGLIPGPGGGQGMHHHNLRDPHEDHHSPHLSEHSHPTSQQHQHQHGPNHHDHSDEDTPTSDDLEQFAKQFKQRRIKLGFTQADVGLALGTLYGNVFSQTTICRFEALQLSFKNMCKLKPLLNKWLEEADSTSGSPTSLDKIAAQGRKRKKRTSIEVSVKGALESHFLKCPKPAASEIISLADSLHLEKEVVRVWFCNRRQKEKRMTPPGGALAGSEDVYGDTPPHHGVQTPVQ, from the exons ATGAGCACGCGGGGCGGGGCGGCGCCGAGTGGCAGGTGAGCCTCGGCGTCCACTCGGCAGAGCGCCTGGGAG GAGCCGCCTGTAGGCAGCAGCAGAGCTGAGGATGCGCGCGTCAAATCCAAGCTGCTTTTAATGCGAGCGAGCAGTCCGGCTCCGAGCGTCATGGCGACCGCAGCGTCCAACCACTACAGCATCCTCACTTCCAGCTCATCCATCGTGCACTCGGAGCCCGGCAGCATGCAGCAAGCCGCGGCGTACCGGGACGCGCAGAGCCTGTTGCAGAGCGACTATCAGCTGCAGAGCAACAGCCACGCGCTGAGCCACGCTCACCAGTGGATCGCCGCGCTGTCCCACGGCGAGGGGGCCCCGTGGTCGACGGAGCAGGACATTAAACCGGCCGTGCAGAGCGCCCGGGATGACATGCACAACTCCAGCAGTAAcctgcagcagcagcagcaccaGTCGCGGCCGCCGCCGTCCCACCTGCAGGTGCACCAGACCGCGCACGGAGGGAGCCACCACGACGCGCGGGCGTGGAGGACCACCACGGCGGCGCACATCCCCAGCATGGCGACCACCAATGGCCAGGCCTTGATCTATTCCCAGCCGAGCTTCGGCGTCAACGGCTTGATCCCGGGGCCGGGCGGCGGCCAGGGGATGCACCACCACAACCTGAGGGACCCTCACGAGGACCACCACAGCCCGCACCTGAGCGAGCACAGCCATCCGACATCCCAGCAGCATCAGCACCAGCACGGCCCCAACCACCACGACCACTCGGACGAGGACACGCCGACCTCGGACGACTTGGAGCAGTTCGCCAAACAGTTCAAGCAGAGGAGGATCAAGCTGGGCTTCACGCAGGCGGACGTGGGGCTCGCCCTCGGGACCTTGTACGGGAATGTCTTCTCCCAGACCACCATTTGCAGGTTTGAGGCCTTGCAGCTCAGCTTTAAAAACATGTGCAAGCTCAAGCCTCTGTTGAACAAATGGCTGGAGGAGGCGGACTCCACCTCGGGCAGCCCGACCAGCCTGGACAAAATCGCCGCGCAggggagaaaaagaaaaaaacggacTTCCATCGaagtcagcgtcaaaggggctttggagagccattttttgaagtgCCCCAAACCCGCGGCGTCGGAAATTATCTCACTAGCGGACAGCCTGCACTTGGAGAAAGAAGTAGTCAGGGTTTGGTTTTGTAACAGGAGACAGAAGGAGAAACGGATGACACCTCCCGGAGGAGCCCTGGCGGGGAGCGAGGACGTGTACGGGGACACGCCGCCCCACCACGGGGTCCAGACCCCGGTTCAATGA